From Rutidosis leptorrhynchoides isolate AG116_Rl617_1_P2 chromosome 3, CSIRO_AGI_Rlap_v1, whole genome shotgun sequence, a single genomic window includes:
- the LOC139897644 gene encoding uncharacterized protein, whose product MDDTTDPSYWLNWRFLLCALWVVIIIITAGILITKFEVVNKKKSQRRDDESEFEPIGILYEDETWTTSLKAVHPGWLLAYRLIAFGLLSAILITNLAVVGVGAFFYYTQWTFALVTLYFGLASSLSIYGCYQSWNEVGDDNIDCAGLDTERGMLVTPLIEDNLDPHHMPNKLSNQAEVRVRKTADLCGYLCLIVFQMSAGAVGLTDSVFWFIICPFLLPAAYRFNFLNVSLHSVNAVLLLIEVILNRLRFPFFRLAYFALWTCIFVIFQWILHACVSMRWPYVFLDLSSPYAPIWYFGLGLIHLPAFGIFALIVKWKQLLLSRFSENITV is encoded by the exons ATGGATGATACAACTGACCCGAGTTACTGGTTGAATTGGAGGTTCCTCCTTTGTGCGTTATGGGTTGTCATCATTATTATAACAGCTGGGATCTTGATAACTAAATTTGAAGTGGTGAACAAAAAGAAAAGTCAACGACGTGATGATGAGTCAGAGTTTGAACCTATTGGGATTTTATATGAGGATGAAACTTGGACAACTTCGTTGAAAGCAGTGCATCCTGGTTGGCTGCTTGCGTACAGATTAATCGCTTTTGGTTtgttatcagcaattttaattactaatCTGGCTGTCGTTGGAGTCGGAGCATTTTTCTATTACACTCA GTGGACATTTGCTTTGGTCACTCTATATTTTGGG CTTGCATCATCACTATCCATTTACGGCTGTTATCAATCTTGGAATGAAGTCGGTGACGATAATATTGATTGTGCGGGATTAGACACCGAGCGAGGCATGTTAGTGACTCCTTTAATAGAAGATAATTTGGATCCTCATCATATGCCTAACAAACTAAGTAATCAAGCTGAAGTCCGTGTTCGTAAAACTGCTGATTTATGTGGATATTTGTGTCTAATTGTCTTCCAG ATGAGTGCAGGTGCTGTGGGACTGACAGATAGTGTCTTTTGGTTCATAATCTGTCCATTTCTTCTTCCTGCAGCTTACAGATTTAATTTT CTAAATGTTAGTTTGCATTCAGTTAATGCTGTTCTTCTACTCATTGAAGTGATTCTAAATCGCCTG CGGTTTCCTTTCTTCCGTTTAGCATACTTTGCTCTATGGACATGTATATTTGTTATCTTCCAATGGATTCTTCATGCTTGTGTTTCAATGCG GTGGCCATATGTCTTCCTTGATTTATCATCTCCATATGCTCCCATCTG GTATTTCGGACTGGGGTTAATTCATCTTCCTGCGTTCGGCATATTCGCGCTCATAGTTAAGTGGAAGCAATTACTTTTGTCAAGATTTTCGGAAAATATTACAGTATGA